The Sneathiella sp. P13V-1 genome includes a window with the following:
- a CDS encoding BMP family ABC transporter substrate-binding protein, with protein sequence MSAKTIIDRRSIMRGMAAAGAVGAISASPLRQALAATTTIGFIYVGARDDYGYNQAHAEGAAALKKIPGIKVVEEESVPETVAVQKTMESMINLDGASLLFPTSFGYFDPHMLKMASKYSDLTFLHCGGLWNGDKHPSNTGSYFGYIDEAQYLSGIVAAYATKSKKLGFVAAKPIPQVLRNINSFTLGAQSIDPTITTQVIFTGEWSMPVKEAEATNSLADQGVDVVTCHVDGPKVVVETAEKRGMYSCGYHASQAPLAPKGYLTGAEWNWSKVYADYADMFVGKKTIPNLVRGGLKEGIVKTSAYGPAVSAEARAKADAAKAKFMSGDMVIYKGPIETNDGKTIISAGKSHSQTDTWLESMDWLVKGVIGSV encoded by the coding sequence ATGTCAGCTAAAACTATAATTGATCGCCGATCCATAATGCGCGGGATGGCAGCTGCTGGTGCGGTCGGTGCTATTTCTGCTTCCCCTCTACGCCAGGCTTTGGCAGCAACCACGACAATTGGTTTCATATATGTCGGTGCGCGGGATGACTATGGTTATAATCAGGCGCATGCTGAAGGTGCCGCGGCCTTGAAGAAAATTCCTGGTATTAAGGTTGTTGAAGAAGAAAGCGTTCCAGAAACAGTTGCTGTTCAGAAAACAATGGAAAGTATGATCAATCTGGATGGCGCTTCCTTGTTATTCCCAACGTCATTCGGTTATTTTGATCCGCATATGCTAAAAATGGCCAGCAAGTATTCGGATCTGACTTTCCTTCATTGCGGCGGCCTTTGGAACGGTGACAAGCACCCATCGAATACTGGAAGCTATTTTGGTTACATTGATGAGGCTCAATATCTGTCCGGTATTGTCGCAGCTTATGCGACGAAATCCAAAAAATTGGGTTTTGTTGCAGCCAAGCCAATCCCACAGGTGTTGCGCAACATCAACTCATTTACCTTGGGTGCGCAATCCATTGATCCGACGATCACCACACAAGTGATTTTCACCGGAGAGTGGTCCATGCCGGTTAAGGAAGCCGAAGCGACAAATAGCTTGGCTGATCAAGGCGTGGATGTTGTCACATGTCACGTGGATGGTCCAAAGGTGGTCGTCGAGACTGCTGAAAAACGTGGTATGTACAGCTGTGGCTATCACGCTTCCCAAGCTCCATTGGCACCTAAGGGTTACCTAACAGGAGCGGAATGGAACTGGTCTAAAGTGTATGCTGATTACGCTGACATGTTTGTGGGTAAAAAGACCATTCCAAATCTTGTCCGCGGAGGCTTGAAAGAAGGCATTGTTAAGACATCTGCTTATGGTCCGGCTGTTTCAGCAGAAGCCCGGGCAAAAGCCGATGCCGCGAAAGCCAAATTTATGTCCGGCGACATGGTGATCTACAAAGGTCCAATTGAAACCAATGACGGCAAGACTATTATTTCCGCTGGTAAATCCCATAGCCAAACAGATACCTGGCTTGAATCCATGGATTGGCTGGTTAAAGGTGTCATTGGTAGCGTTTAA
- a CDS encoding ABC transporter permease — MKFLSNRLVVASEAIALPVVSLAVSLILFGLFVTAAGVDPFEAMALMYKGAFGSAFSIENTLQRAAPLILAALCTALPAQLGMVIIGGEGALVMGGLAAAAVALALPDSSSPLTVQIMMALGGMIMGGAWIGLCGALRHYRGVNETISSLLLTYIAIAILNHMVGGPMRDPASLNKPSSPPIGDANMIGTIPGMDVHWGLIFGIVFCIITYILMSRTTFGFAARIVGGNAKAAAISGLPVGQLLIITCLIGGAAAGLAGMVEIAAVHGAANEPLAAGYGYTGILVAFLARQNPMAIIPVAILLGGIDASGGLLQRRLDLPDASVLVLQGIIFVVILTSETLFGRFKIFTPREASDGSR, encoded by the coding sequence ATGAAATTCCTTTCGAATCGATTGGTCGTCGCTTCGGAAGCGATTGCCCTTCCAGTGGTGTCCCTGGCGGTGTCACTCATCCTCTTTGGATTATTCGTGACAGCTGCTGGGGTCGATCCCTTTGAAGCTATGGCCTTAATGTATAAAGGAGCATTTGGATCCGCTTTTTCCATTGAAAATACTTTGCAGAGGGCAGCCCCGCTTATTCTGGCGGCGTTGTGCACTGCTTTGCCGGCCCAGCTTGGTATGGTGATCATCGGGGGAGAAGGGGCGCTAGTGATGGGGGGCTTAGCCGCAGCGGCGGTCGCACTGGCGCTCCCGGATTCTTCTTCGCCTTTGACCGTTCAAATTATGATGGCATTGGGAGGGATGATTATGGGGGGAGCCTGGATCGGTCTCTGTGGTGCCTTGCGTCATTATCGCGGTGTTAATGAAACCATCTCAAGCTTACTGCTTACCTATATCGCTATTGCCATTCTTAATCATATGGTCGGTGGTCCGATGCGCGACCCAGCCAGTCTTAATAAGCCATCCAGTCCACCTATTGGGGATGCGAATATGATTGGGACCATTCCGGGGATGGACGTCCATTGGGGTCTGATCTTTGGTATTGTTTTTTGTATCATTACCTACATCCTGATGAGCCGAACCACGTTCGGCTTTGCGGCAAGAATTGTCGGCGGAAATGCCAAAGCGGCGGCAATTTCAGGCCTTCCCGTCGGGCAATTGCTCATCATCACCTGTTTGATCGGAGGCGCTGCTGCTGGATTGGCGGGCATGGTTGAAATTGCCGCGGTTCATGGTGCGGCGAATGAGCCTTTGGCGGCGGGGTACGGATATACCGGTATTCTTGTTGCTTTTCTGGCGCGACAAAATCCAATGGCAATCATACCCGTGGCCATTTTGCTTGGAGGTATTGATGCTAGCGGAGGTCTTCTACAGCGTCGACTGGATCTTCCGGATGCAAGTGTATTGGTGCTGCAAGGGATCATCTTCGTTGTCATTCTAACCAGCGAAACCCTGTTTGGGCGATTTAAGATATTCACACCTAGGGAGGCCAGTGATGGAAGTCGTTGA
- a CDS encoding ABC transporter permease — translation MEVVDLGFWTVPLAVFAGAIRVSTPFLLVSLGECLTERSGRINLGLEGTLVMGAMSGYAISYLTGSPWLGVLVAGVVGSGFGLAHGIICNMPRVNDIALGIALMLFGTGLAFFLGKGFIQPKAPNLPAIPLGWWSDIPQIRAALEINVLFVLGVLLTPLLLFFLNRTRWGLMLRTVGDSEDAAHAAGISINRVRILATMAGGFLAGIGGSFLSLYYPGSWNEGLSSGQGITAVALVIFARWNPLYCFYASLLFGGAGALGPALQAVGFTQGYYLFNAAPYFLTLAIMIATSSSSGKFSGAPGELSVTR, via the coding sequence ATGGAAGTCGTTGATCTTGGGTTCTGGACAGTTCCATTGGCCGTTTTTGCCGGTGCCATCCGGGTTTCAACACCCTTTCTTTTGGTTAGTTTGGGAGAGTGCCTAACGGAAAGATCCGGCAGGATTAACCTTGGTCTCGAAGGCACTCTGGTGATGGGGGCCATGTCAGGCTATGCCATTTCCTATCTAACAGGCTCACCCTGGCTGGGGGTGTTGGTTGCCGGTGTTGTAGGGAGTGGCTTTGGCCTTGCTCACGGGATTATTTGTAATATGCCGCGGGTCAACGACATTGCCCTTGGCATTGCTTTGATGTTGTTCGGGACTGGTCTGGCCTTTTTCTTAGGGAAAGGGTTTATCCAACCCAAGGCGCCAAATCTGCCAGCAATTCCTTTAGGATGGTGGAGCGATATCCCGCAAATCCGTGCAGCCCTTGAAATCAATGTTCTTTTTGTACTGGGCGTTCTTCTGACCCCCTTATTGCTGTTTTTCCTGAACCGTACACGTTGGGGACTAATGTTACGCACTGTGGGCGATAGTGAGGATGCCGCACACGCCGCCGGGATCTCAATCAATCGTGTGCGTATTCTCGCGACTATGGCAGGTGGTTTTCTGGCGGGTATCGGCGGGTCATTTCTGTCGCTTTACTATCCTGGTAGCTGGAACGAAGGATTGTCCAGTGGACAAGGTATCACCGCCGTTGCATTGGTGATCTTTGCCAGATGGAACCCACTTTATTGTTTTTATGCGTCCTTGCTTTTTGGTGGGGCAGGCGCATTGGGGCCCGCTTTGCAGGCTGTGGGCTTTACGCAAGGATATTATCTTTTCAATGCGGCCCCTTACTTTCTTACCCTTGCAATCATGATTGCGACCTCTTCTTCAAGTGGCAAATTCTCCGGTGCGCCGGGAGAACTGAGCGTCACCCGATGA